The proteins below are encoded in one region of Candidatus Planktophila lacus:
- the coaE gene encoding dephospho-CoA kinase (Dephospho-CoA kinase (CoaE) performs the final step in coenzyme A biosynthesis.) yields the protein MLVVALTGGIGAGKSLVAQYFSELGARVVDADQLSRIAIERGSEGFDEVITRFGEGILRNGDIDRKALGEIIFKDKSAKADLEAIIHPRVRELFFEVVSDLAADEILIYEIPLLVETGAASNFDQIITVEADLEIRKSRLLKRGMFISEIESRLAVQASPSEREAVSTHVIENSGDEDQLLRKVENLWEELQRLSK from the coding sequence ATGTTGGTCGTTGCACTTACCGGTGGAATAGGCGCAGGCAAATCTCTTGTTGCCCAATACTTCTCAGAACTCGGCGCTCGTGTTGTAGATGCAGATCAACTATCACGGATAGCAATTGAACGTGGCTCTGAGGGATTTGATGAAGTCATCACCCGATTTGGCGAAGGCATTCTGCGCAACGGCGATATAGATCGCAAAGCGTTAGGTGAAATAATTTTTAAGGATAAGAGCGCTAAGGCAGATCTTGAAGCGATTATCCATCCGCGCGTTCGCGAACTGTTCTTTGAAGTTGTCAGCGATCTCGCTGCAGATGAAATTCTGATTTATGAGATCCCGCTACTAGTTGAAACCGGTGCCGCCAGTAACTTCGATCAGATCATTACAGTTGAAGCAGATCTTGAGATTCGTAAATCCAGACTATTAAAGCGCGGCATGTTCATCTCAGAGATTGAATCTCGCTTAGCTGTTCAGGCTTCACCATCTGAGCGTGAAGCGGTCTCTACCCACGTGATCGAAAATAGCGGCGATGAAGATCAACTGCTGCGCAAGGTGGAAAACCTCTGGGAGGAACTCCAGCGCCTTTCAAAGTAG